In a genomic window of Gambusia affinis linkage group LG04, SWU_Gaff_1.0, whole genome shotgun sequence:
- the sept3 gene encoding neuronal-specific septin-3 — protein MSDIVPPEVRPKPAVPAKPPNVGAPSPSSPFPPQGPGVGAGGIVAAPPSAIPVHIGSHGPSHPVGHSVGHSVGHSGGHAGGHAPVHSAAGHGHGGSHSSGGGSTLLGYIGIDTIIEQMRKKTMKTGFDFNIMVVGPSGLGKSTLVNTLFKSQVSRKSAGWSRDEKIPKTVEIKSVSHVIEEGGVKMKLTVVDTPGFGDQINNDNCWEPISKYINEQFEKFLKEEVNITRKKRIPDTRVHCCLYFIPPTGHSLRQLDVEFMKRLSHSVNIIPVIAKADTMTVEERQEFKQRVRKELEMNGTEFYPQKEFDDDIEDKSDNDKIREMMPFAVVGSDKEYQVNGKRVLGRKTPWGIIEVENPNHCEFAQLRDFLIRSHLQDLKEVTHNIHYETYRAKRLNDNGGLHPITSNDTQESNL, from the exons ATGTCAGACATAGTTCCACCAGAGGTTAGACCCAAGCCTGCTGTCCCTGCCAAGCCCCCAAATGTGGGCGCTCCTTCCCCTTCTAGTCCCTTCCCACCCCAGGGCCCAGGTGTGGGAGCCGGTGGCATCGTTGCAGCCCCTCCAAGCGCTATTCCGGTTCACATTGGAAGTCACGGTCCCAGCCACCCTGTCGGTCACAGCGTGGGCCACAGTGTAGGCCACAGCGGTGGTCATGCTGGGGGTCATGCTCCAGTTCACAGTGCGGCAGGTCATGGTCATGGAGGCTCCCACAGCTCTGGAGGGGGCTCCACCCTGCTTGGCTACATTGGTATTGACACCATCATTGAGCAGATGAGAAAGAAAACCATGAAGACTGGCTTTGACTTCAACATCATGGTTGTTG GTCCCAGCGGCCTTGGAAAGTCAACTCTGGTGAACACCTTATTCAAGTCCCAGGTGAGCAGGAAGAGTGCAGGATGGTCACGTGATGAAAAGATCCCCAAAACTGTAGAGATCAAGTCGGTGTCTCACG TGATTGAAGAGGGTGGAGTCAAGATGAAGCTGACAGTTGTTGACACTCCCGGCTTTGGAGATCAAATCAACAATGACAACTG CTGGGAACCCATTTCTAAGTACATCAATGAGCAGTTTGAGAAGTTCTTGAAAGAAGAGGTGAACATCACCAGAAAGAAGCGAATCCCCGACACCAGAGTGCACTGCTGCCTCTACTTTATTCCCCCAACTGGACACTC TCTTCGACAACTGGATGTCGAGTTCATGAAGCGCCTGAGTCACTCAGTGAACATCATTCCAGTGATCGCAAAGGCTGACACAATGACTGTCGAGGAGAGACAAGAGTTCAAACAGCGT GTTAGGAAGGAGCTGGAAATGAACGGGACTGAGTTTTACCCACAGAAAGAGTTTGATGATGACATAGAGGACAAGAGTGACAACGACAAGATCAGG GAAATGATGCCCTTTGCTGTGGTGGGAAGTGATAAAGAATACCAAGTGAACGGGAAGCGAGTCCTAGGGAGGAAGACGCCGTGGGGAATCATAGAAG tTGAAAATCCAAACCATTGTGAGTTTGCTCAGCTGAGAGATTTCCTGATCAG GTCCCACCTCCAAGATTTGAAGGAGGTCACTCACAACATTCACTATGAGACGTACCGTGCCAAGAGACTGAACGACAATGGAGGTTTGCACCCCATCACTTCAAATGACACCCAGGAAAGCAACCTGTAG
- the LOC122829281 gene encoding uncharacterized protein LOC122829281, with protein MSVFQRHKPLMSGTSSSCRQTNELPKVCQSPPLSLSSPVIKKKAILLPSFDEKGLIFEKGNTKLSAVNSRSNDVISSKTSCQLMRGKECLNSQRNYGERASTLPRTKSSTHNSLTISAEPNSCISPAPQPNSSPTLHTLKPRPRDSLLPPSLVLGDFHPILQQPDRKPSVSPTLTVPTPRRTPSPSSATDCQQERQPSPVAQERHARSISISNMAVEPVNKIKHDVLDQGALLDFTHSGHRRVCRETRQTDSCRLPALCHNYCKVQSKGGLKKTEITATEKPKTPNRNSNIATTLKPKPTAEQQKQCEPKEVMRSLDVFPRELDASSMKSRLRSRLTDYNLRSNYTHTSECTTFDQSFERTDCSKRTKLTKPSLSADSHISFNSDRSETRRRQFYLDTETRVKPEALSLNSKSSQNQRSAPNQALRQSTQTDVKAAVSRSECASEDFSCLSKDFSQTPPMSGSARRLNQVKTHIEASQTLGILQSASDEPLYSQDGAFSNPDLHPKHPWNQAMTKQLENHREMNFSHTVLNQSGVCKTPDHNVGPEYPWAPSMAGCPINRNRSGHNCKRVSEWPQQIVFQPAAETQGCQQKHQPNYFGPDRAFITEDSEDPYYVTMYYPDSVYVGFGPGEISPASLCADGLIGDR; from the exons ATGAGTGTTTTTCAGCGTCATAAACCTTTGATGTCGGGTACATCTTCATCCTGCAGACAAACAAATGAGCTTCCTAAAGTCTGCCAGTCAcctcctctttctctgtcttctcCTGTGATCAAGAAGAAAGCTATCCTACTCCCATCGTTTGATGAAAAGGGGCTCATCTTTGAAAAGGGCAACACTAAACTCTCAGCAGTTAACAGCAG ATCTAATGATGTAATTTCCTCCAAAACCTCATGTCAGCTTATGCGAGGTAAAGAATGTCTGAATTCACAGAGAAACTATGGGGAGAGAGCTTCAACACTTCCAAGGACAAAGTCCTCAACACACAACTCTCTGACGATTTCTGCCGAACCCAACAGCTGCATTTCCCCTGCTCCACAGCCAAATTCCTCTCCCACACTCCACACTTTGAAACCAAGACCAAGGGATTCTCTTCTTCCCCCCTCCTTGGTGTTGGGTGATTTTCACCCGATACTACAGCAGCCAGACCGAAAGCCAAGCGTTTCTCCAACTCTGACAGTCCCAACACCCAGACGGACCCCATCACCCTCATCGGCTACCGATTGCCAACAAGAGAGACAGCCTTCTCCTGTTGCTCAGGAGAGGCATGCTCGATCTATTTCCATTTCTAACATGGCAGTGGAGCCGGTCAACAAGATCAAGCATGATGTTCTTGACCAAGGAGCGTTGCTGGACTTTACTCATTCTGGGCATAGAAGAGTCTGCAGAGAGACTCGACAGACTGACTCTTGCAGGCTTCCAGCATTATGTCACAATTACTGCAAAGTTCAAAGTAAAGGTGgattgaagaaaacagaaattacagcaacagaaaaaccaaagaCTCCAAACAGGAATTCAAATATTGCTACCACGTTGAAACCAAAACCAACAGCAGAACAGCAAAAGCAATGTGAACCAAAGGAAGTGATGAGGtctttggatgtttttccaAGAGAGCTTGATGCCTCTTCAATGAAGTCAAGACTTCGAAGTAGGTTAACAGACTACAACCTCAGGAGCAATTACACTCACACTTCTGAATGTACCACCTTTGATCAATCATTTGAGAGAACAGATTGCAGTAAAAGAACAAAGCTTACCAAACCATCCCTTTCTGCAGATTCTCACATAAGTTTTAATTCAGACAGAAGTGAAACAAGAAGAAGACAATTTTATTTGGACACTGAAACAAGAGTAAAGCCAGAAGCTTTATCTCTAAACAGCAAGTCCTCTCAGAATCAAAGGTCTGCACCAAACCAGGCCCTGAGGCAGTCCACCCAAACAGATGTAAAGGCTGCGGTAAGCCGATCTGAGTGTGCATCAGAGGATTTCAGCTGCCTGTCAAAAGACTTCAGTCAGACACCACCGATGTCTGGTAGTGCACGGAGATTAAATCAAGTTAAGACACATATAGAGGCATCTCAGACCCTGGGGATCCTCCAGTCTGCATCCGATGAACCTCTTTATTCCCAGGATGGAGCCTTTTCAAATCCTGACCTCCACCCTAAACATCCCTGGAATCAGGCGATGACTAAGCAACTTGAAAACCACAGAGAGATGAACTTCAGTCACACAGTTCTGAATCAATCAGGTGTTTGCAAAACACCTGACCACAATGTGGGTCCAGAATACCCCTGGGCCCCATCCATGGCAGGATGCCCAATCAACAGAAACAGATCTGGTCACAACTGCAAGAGAGTCTCTGAGTGGCCACAGCAGATTGTTTTCCAgcctgctgcagaaacacaaggtTGTCAACAAAAACACCAACCAAACTACTTTGGCCCAGACAGAGCATTTATCACAGAGGATTCAGAAGACCCCTACTATGTCACCATGTACTATCCAGACTCAGTGTATGTAG GTTTCGGACCCGGTGAAATCAGCCCGGCTTCTCTTTGCGCGGACGGACTGATCGGGGATCGGTGA